Proteins encoded in a region of the Geobacillus genomosp. 3 genome:
- a CDS encoding sugar O-acetyltransferase: MKTEKEKMVAGHLYNPADPELVKERERARRLVRLYNETLETEYEKRTALLKELFGSTGERLFIEPNFRCDYGYNIHVGENFFMNFDGVILDVCEVRIGDHCFIGPGVHIYTATHPLDPHERNSGLEYGKPVVIGHNVWIGGRAVINPGVTIGDNAVIASGAVVTKDVPANAVVGGNPAKVIKWLK, encoded by the coding sequence ATGAAAACCGAAAAAGAAAAGATGGTGGCGGGACACTTGTACAATCCTGCTGATCCGGAGCTCGTCAAGGAGCGGGAGCGGGCGCGGCGGCTCGTTCGTTTGTATAATGAAACGTTGGAAACGGAATATGAAAAGCGAACCGCTCTGCTCAAAGAACTGTTCGGTTCAACGGGAGAACGGCTGTTTATCGAGCCGAACTTCCGCTGCGACTACGGCTATAACATTCACGTCGGCGAAAACTTTTTTATGAACTTTGATGGCGTGATTTTGGATGTATGTGAAGTGCGAATCGGCGACCATTGCTTCATCGGTCCCGGTGTGCACATTTATACGGCGACTCACCCGCTCGATCCGCACGAACGAAATTCCGGGTTGGAGTACGGAAAGCCGGTTGTGATCGGCCATAACGTCTGGATCGGCGGGCGGGCCGTCATCAATCCGGGCGTCACGATCGGCGACAACGCTGTCATTGCCTCAGGGGCGGTCGTGACAAAAGATGTCCCCGCTAACGCGGTCGTTGGCGGAAACCCGGCGAAAGTGATCAAATGGCTCAAATAG
- a CDS encoding D-serine ammonia-lyase, with product MMTKNEIQKWIKEFPLLKTIMAAEEVFWRNPKYHAFAQAIRTIPLRERDVKEAEERLRRFAPYIAKVFPETQPAHGIIESPLVRIPNMQRRLEKMFQTNIEGELLLKCDSHLPISGSIKARGGIYEVLKHAEDLALANGMITIGDDYAVMDSEEFRQFFSRYSLVVGSTGNLGLSIGIIGAKLGFRVTVHMSADAKQWKKDLLRSKGVTVIEHLTDYNQVVEEARRQSAEDPTSYFIDDENSIHLFLGYAVAAFRLKKQLEDMNITVDETHPLFVYLPCGVGGGPGGVTFGLKLVYGDHVHCFFAEPTHSPCMLLGLMTGEHDRVSVQDFGLDNKTEADGLAVGRPSRLVGNMLENVISGVYTVDDATLYRLLAAMVETEEIYLEPSALAGVAGPVRLFRDLAGQTYVEANGLKEKMKNAVHIGWATGGSMVPKDVMEAYYREGVRIETMTGNGFSEGR from the coding sequence ATGATGACCAAAAACGAAATCCAAAAGTGGATAAAGGAATTCCCGCTGCTTAAAACGATCATGGCGGCCGAAGAGGTGTTTTGGCGCAATCCAAAATATCACGCGTTTGCGCAAGCTATTCGAACGATTCCTTTACGCGAACGCGATGTCAAGGAGGCGGAAGAACGATTGCGCCGCTTTGCCCCCTACATCGCGAAAGTTTTTCCCGAGACGCAGCCAGCCCATGGCATCATCGAATCCCCTTTAGTCCGGATTCCGAACATGCAACGGCGTTTGGAAAAGATGTTTCAGACAAACATCGAGGGGGAGCTGTTGCTAAAATGCGACAGCCATCTCCCGATTTCCGGGTCGATCAAAGCGAGAGGGGGAATCTATGAGGTTCTGAAACATGCGGAAGACCTCGCGCTCGCCAACGGGATGATCACCATAGGAGACGACTATGCGGTCATGGACAGCGAAGAATTCCGGCAATTCTTTTCCCGCTATTCGCTTGTCGTCGGTTCGACGGGAAATTTAGGCTTGAGCATCGGCATCATCGGGGCAAAGCTTGGGTTCCGCGTCACCGTTCATATGTCAGCCGATGCGAAACAATGGAAAAAAGACTTGTTGCGAAGCAAAGGGGTCACCGTCATCGAACATCTCACCGATTACAACCAGGTGGTGGAAGAGGCGCGAAGACAGTCCGCCGAGGATCCAACGTCGTATTTTATCGATGATGAGAACTCGATCCATCTGTTTTTAGGCTATGCGGTGGCGGCGTTTCGGCTGAAAAAGCAATTAGAGGACATGAACATCACGGTTGATGAAACCCATCCGCTCTTTGTGTATCTTCCTTGCGGCGTCGGCGGCGGTCCGGGCGGGGTGACGTTTGGGCTGAAGCTCGTGTACGGCGATCATGTGCATTGCTTTTTCGCTGAGCCGACGCATTCGCCTTGCATGCTGCTTGGGTTGATGACAGGAGAGCACGACCGCGTGTCGGTGCAAGATTTTGGCCTCGACAATAAGACCGAAGCGGACGGGCTGGCGGTGGGGCGGCCGTCGCGGCTGGTGGGGAACATGCTTGAGAACGTCATCAGCGGCGTCTATACGGTGGACGATGCGACGCTTTACCGCTTGCTCGCGGCGATGGTGGAAACGGAGGAAATCTATTTAGAGCCGTCCGCCTTGGCGGGGGTGGCGGGGCCTGTTCGGCTGTTTCGTGATTTGGCGGGGCAAACGTACGTAGAGGCAAACGGTTTGAAAGAAAAGATGAAAAACGCCGTCCATATTGGCTGGGCGACAGGCGGAAGCATGGTGCCAAAGGATGTGATGGAGGCCTATTATCGGGAAGGCGTGCGCATCGAAACGATGACAGGGAACGGTTTTTCTGAAGGACGATAA
- a CDS encoding tetracycline resistance MFS efflux pump, whose translation MDNRRGLSLLFLVMFLVMAGFGIIIPVLPFYAETIGATPTQLGWLMAVYSLMQFLFAPMWGNLSDRYGRKPMLLVGIFGLALSFFLLAVATKLWMLFAARIIGGCLSAATMPAAMAYVADVTTEEDRGKGMGMIGAAVGLGFIFGPGIGGVFSKASLTAPFWMAGSLALLTALFVFVFLHESLPREKRANTQGKRPSLTAALRSPLARLYMLQLIVTFSLAGLEATFAYFAAERAGLSSTELGYIFMIMGLAGAIVQGGLLGKLIRSFGEGAVIRVGLFLSAVGFFLILFVHSFWTAALYLTIFGIGNGVIRPCVSALLTKHTTDGQGSATGVLSSFDSLGRIGGPAIAGWLFTLKSSLPYMSGIVLTFISFAVFQSFQRTMMQKDSAL comes from the coding sequence ATGGACAATCGCCGCGGTTTATCGCTTTTGTTTCTCGTGATGTTTTTGGTCATGGCCGGGTTTGGCATTATTATCCCTGTCCTTCCATTTTACGCAGAAACAATCGGCGCGACGCCAACGCAGCTCGGCTGGTTGATGGCCGTTTATTCGCTCATGCAATTTTTATTTGCGCCGATGTGGGGGAATTTATCGGACCGCTATGGACGAAAGCCGATGCTGCTTGTCGGCATTTTCGGTTTGGCCCTTTCGTTTTTCTTGCTCGCCGTCGCGACAAAACTTTGGATGTTGTTTGCCGCTCGCATCATCGGCGGATGTCTATCGGCGGCCACGATGCCGGCCGCTATGGCGTACGTCGCAGATGTGACAACGGAAGAAGACCGGGGCAAAGGAATGGGGATGATCGGAGCGGCCGTTGGGCTTGGATTCATTTTCGGACCGGGGATCGGCGGCGTGTTCTCGAAAGCGAGCTTAACCGCTCCGTTTTGGATGGCAGGCAGCTTGGCGCTCTTGACCGCTCTATTCGTTTTCGTTTTCTTGCATGAGTCGCTTCCGAGAGAAAAACGAGCGAACACACAGGGGAAACGGCCATCGCTCACGGCTGCTCTTCGAAGCCCTTTGGCACGCCTATACATGTTGCAGCTCATCGTCACGTTTTCCCTCGCTGGACTTGAAGCGACGTTCGCCTATTTTGCCGCTGAACGAGCGGGGCTTTCGTCGACGGAACTTGGCTACATCTTTATGATCATGGGGCTTGCAGGGGCCATCGTCCAAGGAGGGTTGCTTGGAAAACTGATCCGCTCATTCGGGGAAGGCGCTGTCATTCGTGTCGGGCTGTTCCTGTCAGCAGTTGGCTTTTTTCTCATTTTATTCGTTCACAGCTTTTGGACAGCCGCGCTCTATTTAACGATTTTCGGCATTGGAAACGGCGTTATTCGCCCATGTGTCTCCGCCTTGTTAACGAAACATACGACCGATGGCCAAGGAAGCGCAACAGGCGTCTTATCCTCGTTCGATTCGCTCGGCCGCATTGGCGGCCCGGCGATCGCCGGCTGGCTGTTTACCTTAAAGTCCAGTTTGCCATATATGTCAGGGATTGTGCTAACATTCATTTCCTTTGCTGTTTTTCAATCGTTTCAACGAACGATGATGCAAAAAGACTCGGCCCTTTGA
- a CDS encoding GNAT family N-acetyltransferase, with protein MNIVPIKQLNRAMVNQFFNDHWGSPQMVVSTGIYTCSELDGFAAVENGSRIVGLITFVICGNECEIISLDSIMENRGIGSALLHEAEAWARQQRCTAVQLITTNDNLHALRFYQKRGYQIVNVFPNAVDKARQIKPNIPKTSPDGIPIRDELLLVKSLV; from the coding sequence TTGAACATCGTTCCAATCAAACAATTGAACCGCGCCATGGTCAACCAGTTTTTCAACGACCATTGGGGAAGTCCGCAAATGGTTGTCTCGACCGGCATCTATACCTGCAGCGAGCTGGATGGATTTGCGGCTGTTGAGAATGGATCTCGGATCGTCGGGCTCATTACGTTTGTGATTTGCGGAAACGAATGCGAGATCATCTCGCTAGACAGCATAATGGAAAACCGCGGCATCGGCAGCGCCCTTTTGCATGAGGCAGAGGCATGGGCGAGACAACAAAGGTGCACGGCTGTTCAACTGATCACTACCAACGACAACTTGCATGCCCTTCGTTTCTATCAAAAGCGCGGCTATCAAATTGTGAACGTCTTTCCCAACGCTGTCGACAAGGCGCGACAAATCAAGCCAAACATTCCGAAAACAAGTCCTGACGGCATTCCTATTCGAGATGAGTTGTTGCTGGTCAAATCACTGGTGTGA